A region from the Hyalangium gracile genome encodes:
- a CDS encoding sensor histidine kinase, producing MRRSWTFTRRVGAGLVASWVLATAILVTCLLAVRAVHPSNEHLHRELLVELLEVDRLRRAFLDKVASERGFALSREPLFEEQMEADRERFLAVAERLRLRLAEGEGVTLVEELLGAEREHEDTVRRLLWAPQRAHSRQEADALLRTEVGHARGQVEVALERLAAFSDGRLVRNIQREILEDRQALALILTISTLGLLGMMSLAWVLVRKLRPLHREAHESEQRFRLLVEGVQDYALYLLDAQGRVASWNLGAERIKGWRAEEVLGRPQSIFYTPEAVAAGEPQRELTRAERDGRLRTEGLRVRKDGTRFWADAIYTALRDENGELEGFVKVMRDVTERRRAERTQRLFAEAGRIFNQLLEPELTVAELARLMVPELADGCFLFMRTSGDRLLPQAVAHAEAEKERLMWEMIQRYGTVLDGPSGILRVVRTGSSERVERVTDEALELMAHDEEHLRMLRRMGLASTLIVPLSVGEQTSGALVLMCSQPERRFTMTDQVFVEELAGRAALALDNARLFQEAQRALELIGVASHDLANPLNALQLLLTRLRRMDPKREPQRLSDGLAAALRHSQRLGQLLHNLLDLSRLSSGKLALELSRVDLSEVVREVVERHAEQAAEAGCSITFESPQRIEGQWDRLRLERVVTNLLSNALKFGRGKPIEVHLEQTDGQARLMVRDHGVGIPVEAQRRIFERFEREKSAGRHAGFGLGLYIVRQLVEAHGGSIRVESMPDQGAAFVVELPRMPPANLELEPGQAPVSH from the coding sequence ATGAGGCGTTCGTGGACGTTCACACGCCGCGTCGGCGCGGGGCTGGTGGCCTCCTGGGTCCTGGCGACGGCCATCCTCGTCACCTGCCTGCTCGCTGTCCGTGCGGTGCACCCGAGCAACGAGCACCTCCACCGGGAGCTGTTGGTGGAGCTGCTCGAGGTGGACCGGCTGCGCAGGGCGTTCCTCGACAAGGTGGCCAGTGAGCGGGGCTTCGCGCTCTCCCGAGAGCCGCTCTTCGAGGAGCAGATGGAGGCGGACCGCGAGCGCTTCCTCGCGGTGGCCGAGCGGCTGCGGCTGCGGCTGGCCGAGGGCGAGGGGGTCACCCTGGTGGAGGAGCTGCTGGGCGCCGAGCGCGAGCACGAGGACACCGTGCGCCGGCTGCTGTGGGCTCCGCAACGCGCGCACAGCCGCCAGGAGGCGGACGCCCTGCTGCGCACCGAGGTGGGCCATGCGCGGGGGCAGGTGGAGGTGGCGCTGGAGCGGCTCGCCGCCTTCAGTGACGGGCGTCTGGTGCGCAACATCCAGCGGGAGATCCTCGAGGATCGCCAGGCGCTGGCCCTCATCCTCACGATTTCCACGCTGGGGCTGCTGGGGATGATGAGCCTGGCGTGGGTGCTCGTGCGCAAGCTGCGCCCGCTGCACCGCGAGGCGCATGAGTCCGAGCAGCGCTTCCGGCTGCTGGTGGAGGGGGTGCAGGACTACGCGCTCTACCTGCTGGATGCGCAGGGGCGCGTGGCGAGCTGGAACCTGGGCGCCGAGCGCATCAAGGGGTGGAGGGCGGAGGAGGTGCTGGGGCGACCCCAGTCCATCTTCTACACCCCGGAGGCGGTGGCGGCGGGAGAGCCGCAGCGGGAGCTGACGCGCGCCGAGCGGGACGGGCGGCTGCGCACCGAGGGCCTGCGGGTGCGCAAGGACGGCACCCGCTTCTGGGCTGACGCCATCTACACCGCGCTGCGAGACGAGAACGGGGAGCTGGAGGGCTTCGTCAAGGTGATGCGCGACGTCACCGAGCGCCGGCGCGCCGAGCGCACCCAGCGCCTGTTCGCGGAGGCGGGCCGCATCTTCAACCAGCTGCTGGAGCCGGAGCTGACGGTGGCGGAGCTGGCGCGGCTGATGGTGCCCGAGCTGGCGGACGGGTGCTTCCTCTTCATGCGCACCTCGGGGGATCGGCTGCTGCCGCAGGCGGTGGCGCACGCCGAGGCGGAGAAGGAGCGGCTGATGTGGGAGATGATCCAGCGCTATGGCACGGTGCTGGACGGGCCCAGCGGCATTCTGCGGGTGGTGCGGACGGGGAGCTCGGAGCGGGTCGAGCGGGTGACGGACGAGGCGCTGGAGCTGATGGCGCATGACGAGGAGCACCTGCGGATGCTGCGGAGGATGGGGCTGGCCTCGACGCTCATCGTCCCGCTGTCGGTGGGGGAGCAGACGTCCGGGGCGCTGGTGCTGATGTGCAGTCAGCCGGAGCGCCGCTTCACGATGACGGACCAGGTGTTCGTGGAGGAGCTGGCGGGCCGGGCGGCGCTGGCGCTGGACAACGCGCGGCTCTTCCAGGAGGCGCAGCGGGCGCTGGAGCTCATCGGCGTGGCGTCGCATGACCTGGCCAACCCGCTCAACGCGCTGCAGCTGCTGTTGACGCGGCTGCGGCGGATGGATCCGAAGCGCGAGCCCCAGCGGCTGAGCGACGGGCTGGCGGCGGCGCTGCGGCACTCGCAGCGGCTGGGGCAGCTGCTGCACAACCTGTTGGACCTGTCCCGGTTGTCCTCGGGGAAGCTGGCGCTGGAGCTGTCACGGGTGGACCTCTCGGAGGTGGTGCGCGAGGTGGTGGAGCGCCATGCCGAGCAGGCCGCCGAGGCGGGGTGCTCCATCACCTTCGAGTCGCCGCAGCGCATCGAGGGGCAGTGGGATCGGCTGCGGCTGGAGCGGGTGGTGACGAACCTGCTGTCCAACGCGCTGAAGTTCGGGCGGGGCAAGCCCATCGAGGTTCACCTGGAGCAGACGGACGGGCAGGCGCGGCTGATGGTGAGGGACCACGGGGTGGGCATCCCGGTGGAGGCGCAGCGGCGCATCTTCGAGCGCTTCGAGCGGGAGAAGTCCGCGGGCCGGCACGCGGGGTTCGGGCTGGGGCTCTACATCGTCCGCCAGCTGGTGGAGGCGCACGGGGGCTCCATCCGGGTGGAGAGCATGCCGGACCAGGGAGCCGCCTTCGTGGTGGAGCTGCCGCGGATGCCGCCAGCGAACCTGGAGCTGGAGCCGGGGCAGGCGCCCGTGTCCCACTGA
- a CDS encoding tryptophan synthase alpha chain, with translation MALWLAGCNTTFTPEEGAQGKQRSRCQPMTCESQGKNCGVAIDGCGGTLHCGECPEGQVCGGGGVPHVCAPPVCEPGTCASLGKNCGVASDGCGGTVRCGTCSAPETCGGGGVPNVCGQPVCTPTTCSALGKNCGSVQDGCGGTLECGTCPEGEVCGGGGAPNVCGKAACQPATCASLGKNCGTVSDGCGGTLECGECPEGQSCGGGAVPNVCGGPACTPATCASLEKNCGTVSDGCGGTLQCGECLEGESCGGSGIPNLCGARTCRPYSCGLLGKNCGPVSDGCGGTLECGTCAAPETCGASGVSGVCYTSQPVCVDENLGTTLPVTVKGTTAFGNNDHQLSCGGGMAPDRGFLWTAPKSGTFTFDTARSALRSLVGVRRGGCGGEELACATEGISYGGGARATVSLEVGQTVLVVVDSASEGEFGAGYFELHIDEKRESESGACFDGRDNDGDRWVDCADPDCQVEPGCGGRGCANQDLGSALPVTVFGETVDSGDGFQGTCGMRLQQDRAHLWTAPRSGTFVFDTAGSGWGNALYVLTGCRGTELACAVGRAGGRQAAVKLTLAQGQSVLVVVDGMSNDDAEEPIRYTLHISEHAPNESGRCQDGADNDADGEADQRDADCR, from the coding sequence GTGGCCCTATGGCTTGCGGGCTGCAACACCACGTTCACTCCGGAGGAGGGAGCCCAGGGCAAGCAGCGCTCCCGCTGCCAGCCGATGACGTGCGAGTCCCAGGGGAAGAACTGCGGCGTGGCCATCGACGGCTGCGGCGGCACGCTGCACTGCGGCGAGTGCCCCGAGGGCCAGGTGTGTGGCGGCGGCGGCGTCCCCCACGTGTGCGCGCCGCCGGTCTGCGAGCCCGGCACCTGCGCCTCGCTGGGGAAGAACTGCGGTGTCGCCTCGGATGGGTGTGGGGGGACGGTGCGGTGCGGCACCTGCAGCGCGCCGGAGACGTGCGGCGGTGGGGGGGTGCCCAACGTCTGTGGACAGCCCGTGTGCACGCCCACCACGTGCTCGGCGCTGGGGAAGAACTGCGGCTCGGTGCAGGACGGGTGCGGCGGCACGCTGGAGTGCGGCACCTGTCCCGAGGGCGAGGTGTGCGGTGGCGGCGGAGCTCCCAACGTGTGTGGGAAGGCGGCCTGTCAGCCCGCCACCTGTGCGTCCCTGGGGAAGAACTGCGGCACCGTGTCCGATGGGTGCGGCGGCACGCTCGAGTGCGGCGAGTGCCCCGAGGGCCAGTCCTGTGGTGGAGGCGCGGTCCCCAACGTCTGTGGAGGGCCCGCGTGCACGCCGGCCACGTGTGCCTCGCTGGAGAAGAACTGCGGCACCGTCTCGGATGGGTGCGGCGGCACGCTCCAGTGCGGCGAGTGCCTGGAGGGAGAGTCCTGCGGCGGAAGCGGGATTCCCAACCTGTGTGGTGCTCGCACATGTCGTCCCTATAGCTGCGGGCTGCTGGGAAAGAACTGCGGCCCGGTGTCGGACGGGTGCGGCGGCACGCTGGAGTGCGGCACGTGCGCGGCGCCGGAGACGTGCGGCGCCAGCGGCGTGTCGGGGGTCTGCTACACCTCGCAGCCCGTCTGCGTGGATGAGAACCTGGGCACCACGCTGCCGGTGACGGTGAAGGGCACCACGGCCTTCGGCAACAACGACCACCAGCTGTCGTGTGGCGGGGGCATGGCTCCGGACCGGGGCTTCCTGTGGACGGCGCCGAAGAGCGGCACGTTCACCTTCGACACGGCGCGCTCGGCGCTGCGCTCGCTGGTGGGGGTGCGGCGCGGGGGGTGTGGCGGGGAGGAGCTGGCGTGCGCCACCGAGGGCATCAGCTACGGCGGCGGAGCGCGCGCCACCGTCTCGCTGGAGGTGGGGCAGACGGTGCTGGTGGTGGTGGACTCGGCGAGCGAGGGCGAGTTCGGCGCGGGCTACTTCGAGCTGCACATCGACGAGAAGCGCGAGAGCGAGTCCGGGGCCTGCTTCGACGGCCGGGACAACGACGGGGACCGGTGGGTGGACTGCGCGGATCCGGACTGCCAGGTCGAGCCCGGCTGTGGCGGGCGCGGGTGCGCGAACCAGGACCTGGGCAGCGCGCTGCCCGTCACGGTGTTTGGGGAGACGGTGGACTCGGGTGACGGCTTCCAGGGCACGTGTGGCATGCGGCTGCAGCAGGACCGGGCGCACCTGTGGACGGCGCCGCGCAGCGGCACCTTCGTCTTCGACACGGCGGGCAGCGGCTGGGGCAACGCGCTCTACGTGCTCACGGGCTGCCGGGGCACGGAGCTGGCGTGCGCGGTGGGCCGGGCGGGAGGCCGGCAGGCCGCGGTGAAGCTGACGCTGGCGCAGGGACAGTCCGTGCTGGTGGTGGTGGATGGCATGTCCAACGACGATGCCGAGGAGCCCATCCGCTACACGCTCCACATCAGCGAGCACGCGCCCAACGAGTCAGGTCGCTGCCAGGATGGCGCGGACAACGACGCGGACGGCGAGGCCGACCAGCGGGACGCCGACTGCCGCTGA
- a CDS encoding DUF2379 family protein, translated as MEGARQQMMEVLAVERVPHYREIAEGQLEELDALP; from the coding sequence ATGGAAGGAGCACGCCAGCAGATGATGGAAGTGCTGGCCGTGGAGAGAGTGCCGCACTACCGGGAGATCGCCGAAGGGCAGCTGGAGGAACTGGACGCGCTTCCATAG
- a CDS encoding App1 family protein — protein sequence MPALRNDFFELAVRADAVWDRWSRRVRRRLGMALPLRILPYRGYGTRERALIQARVLEDRHVRPAHERHTLVGSAIASYKRYATREIPGARVLVRWGDKRWEGTTDEEGFLVLWVEPPAGVSPGWNMVELELLAPEPEGAAIVSAPVQLVGPGSELGVISDIDDTVIATGVTNPLKRAWALFLTEHRTRLPFEGVDAFYAALRDGHGGKADNPIFYVSSSPWNLYEHLDEFLALHRIPAGPLLLRDWGLSRQGFAPGGGHSHKLEKIRGVLGTFERLPFVLIGDSGQEDAEHYRTIVREFPGRIRCVYIRNVPSRSRRAEELARIAADVRAAGSELVAVDDTVTAARHAAVQGWIRWAEVPRVEEHRREDAEARTVLDSLGRDGG from the coding sequence ATGCCCGCGCTGAGGAATGACTTCTTCGAGTTGGCCGTCCGAGCCGATGCGGTCTGGGACCGGTGGAGCCGTCGCGTGCGGCGCCGGCTGGGGATGGCGCTGCCGCTGCGCATCCTGCCGTACCGGGGCTATGGCACGCGGGAGCGGGCGTTGATCCAGGCGCGAGTGCTGGAGGACCGGCACGTGCGGCCCGCGCATGAGCGGCACACGCTGGTGGGCAGCGCGATCGCCTCGTACAAGCGCTACGCGACGCGGGAGATACCGGGCGCGCGGGTGCTGGTGCGCTGGGGGGACAAGCGCTGGGAGGGCACGACGGACGAGGAGGGCTTCCTGGTGCTGTGGGTGGAGCCGCCGGCGGGTGTCTCACCGGGCTGGAACATGGTGGAGCTGGAGCTGCTGGCGCCCGAGCCCGAAGGAGCGGCGATCGTCTCCGCGCCGGTGCAGCTGGTGGGGCCGGGGTCGGAGCTGGGGGTGATCAGCGACATCGACGACACGGTGATCGCCACGGGGGTCACCAACCCGCTGAAGCGGGCGTGGGCGTTGTTCCTGACGGAGCACCGCACGCGGCTGCCGTTCGAGGGCGTGGATGCGTTCTACGCGGCGCTGCGGGACGGGCATGGCGGGAAGGCGGACAATCCGATCTTCTACGTGTCGAGCAGCCCGTGGAACCTGTACGAGCACCTGGACGAGTTCCTGGCGCTGCACCGGATTCCGGCCGGGCCGCTGCTGTTGAGGGACTGGGGGCTGTCGCGCCAGGGCTTCGCGCCGGGAGGAGGGCACAGCCACAAGCTGGAGAAGATCCGCGGGGTGCTCGGGACGTTCGAGCGCCTGCCCTTCGTGCTCATCGGCGACAGCGGGCAGGAGGACGCGGAGCACTACCGGACGATCGTCCGGGAGTTCCCGGGGCGGATCCGCTGTGTGTACATCCGCAACGTGCCCTCGCGCTCGAGGCGGGCGGAGGAGCTGGCGCGCATCGCGGCGGACGTGAGGGCGGCGGGCAGCGAACTGGTGGCGGTGGACGACACGGTGACGGCGGCGCGGCACGCGGCGGTGCAGGGGTGGATCCGCTGGGCGGAGGTGCCGCGGGTGGAGGAGCACCGGCGCGAGGATGCCGAGGCGCGCACGGTGCTGGACTCGCTGGGGCGCGACGGCGGGTGA
- a CDS encoding ATP-binding protein, with translation MSGADGQGSTSPWDEKARLETLRGYAVLDTPPEQSFDDITQLAAQLCGTPIALISLVDEARVWFKSRTGLDVQETPRDGAFCGRAVPRPELYIVPDTLLDAQLAHHPLVARPPYLRFYAGAPLVTPDGIVLGMACVADHVPRQLSAQQARGLEALARQVVGQLELRRMNLLRTRLTEELKSSSERFSVIQHATNDIVWDWDLVAGRVSWNERVTDVLGYPQPEVREDSSWWYSLVHPDDRERVAEGFRRAVHGGKSLWSDEYRLRRANGTYARVLDRGSILRNAAGAPIRILGTVMDMSEREEMRARLAQADRMASVGTLAAGVAHEINNPLAYVVANLDYARQELEAVTLPEGSELHRALREAREGADRVRLIVRDLKTFSRPDDARMERVDVRMAIDSAVTLAWNEIRHRARLVKAYQPVPKVWANEARLGQVFLNLLINAAHAIPEGAADRNEIRVSTRVDEQGRVVAEVRDTGSGIPEEIRARVFEPFFTTKPMGEGTGLGLSICHGIITSLGGELRFDSEVGQGTTFRVVLTPKAVEGEVTPVTRAVEVGKRRGRILAVDDEQLVLNALKRTLGSEHDVTVFTRPQAALAWLEQGQPCDLILCDLMMPEMTGMDFHAELSRRMPERAAHVIFVTGGAFTPGAREFLSRITNVRVEKPFDAKALRQLVNAQLQGR, from the coding sequence GTGTCTGGCGCTGACGGGCAGGGCTCCACCTCGCCCTGGGACGAGAAGGCCCGGCTCGAGACCCTGCGCGGCTACGCGGTGCTCGACACGCCTCCCGAGCAGTCCTTCGACGACATCACCCAGCTGGCCGCGCAGCTGTGCGGCACCCCTATCGCCCTCATCTCGCTGGTGGACGAGGCGCGCGTCTGGTTCAAGTCCCGCACCGGCCTGGACGTCCAGGAGACTCCCCGGGATGGCGCCTTCTGCGGCCGCGCCGTCCCCCGGCCCGAGCTCTACATCGTCCCGGACACGCTGCTGGATGCGCAGCTCGCCCACCACCCGCTCGTCGCCCGCCCGCCGTACCTGCGCTTCTACGCGGGGGCGCCGCTCGTCACCCCCGACGGCATCGTGCTCGGCATGGCGTGCGTGGCCGACCATGTGCCGCGTCAGCTCTCGGCGCAGCAGGCCCGGGGCCTGGAGGCCCTGGCCCGCCAGGTGGTCGGCCAGCTCGAGCTGCGGCGCATGAACCTGCTGCGGACGCGCCTCACCGAGGAGCTCAAGTCCAGCTCCGAGCGCTTCTCCGTCATCCAGCACGCCACCAACGACATCGTCTGGGACTGGGACCTGGTGGCCGGCCGCGTCTCCTGGAACGAGCGCGTCACCGACGTGCTCGGCTACCCGCAGCCCGAGGTGCGCGAGGACTCCTCCTGGTGGTACTCGCTGGTGCACCCGGACGACCGCGAGCGCGTGGCCGAGGGCTTCCGCCGCGCCGTCCATGGCGGAAAGTCCCTCTGGTCGGACGAGTACCGCCTGCGCCGCGCCAACGGCACCTACGCGCGCGTGCTGGATCGCGGCTCCATCCTCCGCAACGCGGCCGGAGCACCCATCCGCATCCTCGGCACGGTGATGGACATGAGCGAGCGCGAGGAGATGCGCGCGCGGCTGGCGCAGGCCGACCGCATGGCCTCGGTGGGCACGCTGGCGGCCGGCGTGGCGCATGAAATCAACAACCCGCTGGCCTACGTCGTCGCCAACCTGGACTACGCGCGCCAGGAGCTCGAGGCCGTCACGCTCCCCGAGGGCAGCGAGCTGCACCGCGCGCTCCGGGAGGCCCGCGAGGGCGCCGACCGCGTGCGCCTCATCGTCCGGGACTTGAAGACGTTCTCCCGCCCGGACGACGCGCGCATGGAGCGGGTGGATGTGCGGATGGCCATCGACTCGGCGGTGACGCTGGCGTGGAACGAGATCCGCCACCGGGCACGGCTGGTGAAGGCGTACCAGCCGGTGCCCAAGGTGTGGGCCAACGAGGCCCGATTGGGGCAGGTGTTCCTCAACCTGCTCATCAACGCGGCGCACGCCATCCCCGAGGGCGCGGCGGACCGGAACGAGATTCGCGTCAGCACGCGCGTGGACGAGCAGGGGCGCGTGGTGGCCGAGGTGCGCGACACCGGCTCCGGCATCCCCGAGGAGATTCGCGCGCGCGTCTTCGAGCCCTTCTTCACCACCAAGCCCATGGGCGAAGGCACCGGGCTGGGGTTGTCCATCTGCCACGGCATCATCACCAGCCTGGGTGGCGAGCTGCGCTTCGACAGCGAGGTCGGCCAGGGGACGACGTTCCGAGTGGTGCTCACGCCCAAGGCGGTCGAGGGCGAGGTGACTCCAGTGACGAGAGCAGTGGAAGTCGGTAAGCGCCGGGGCCGCATCCTGGCGGTGGACGACGAGCAGCTGGTGCTCAACGCGCTCAAGCGCACGCTGGGCTCGGAGCATGACGTCACCGTCTTCACCCGACCCCAGGCGGCGCTGGCGTGGCTCGAGCAGGGCCAGCCGTGCGATCTCATCCTCTGTGACTTGATGATGCCGGAGATGACGGGCATGGACTTCCACGCCGAGCTGAGCCGGCGCATGCCCGAGCGCGCCGCGCACGTCATCTTCGTCACGGGCGGAGCCTTCACCCCCGGGGCGCGCGAGTTCCTCAGCCGCATCACCAACGTCCGGGTGGAGAAGCCCTTCGACGCCAAGGCGCTGCGCCAGCTGGTGAACGCGCAGCTCCAGGGCCGCTGA
- a CDS encoding glycoside hydrolase family 15 protein, producing the protein MPIEEHGVIGDLRTVALVGSDGTLDWLCFPHFDSPSVFAAILDPERGGHFRITPEPDGVVRKQFYWPDTNVLVTRFYTQDGVGELVDFMPLGVRGEREHERPREVLRRVRVVRGTMAFRMECFPAFNYGRDTHATKLIPGGASFRSERLSLTLSTKVKLGQEARGVRTRFELHEGESAVFSLREGAPEACTDTVHSHESSEALFRDTVSYWRRWLSKCTYTGRWREMVHRSALALKLLTFQPTGAIVAAPTCSLPESPGGVRNWDYRYVWLRDAAFTVYAFLRIGFKEEAGAFMRWLEARCAELPEDAPLSLMYSIDGSRVPPEEELNHLSGYGGARPVRVGNAAADQLQLDIYGELMDSVYLYNKHGAPISYDFWRHLRRLVDWVCDHWQERDEGIWEVRGGRRHFVYSKMMCWVAVDRAIRLADKRSFPADRARWLAVRDAIFEDIMQKGWSEERKAFIQAYGHEALDAANLLMPLVFFLSPVDPRMLSTLEAMRRPPSQGGLASDGLVFRYDADATLDGIPGREGTFNLCSFWLVEAMTRASVATPGFLEEARLIFERMQGYANHVGLYAEQTGMSGEALGNFPQALTHLALISSAYNLDRMLGRGD; encoded by the coding sequence GTGCCCATCGAGGAGCACGGCGTCATCGGAGACCTGCGCACGGTGGCGCTGGTGGGCTCGGACGGGACGCTGGACTGGCTCTGCTTCCCGCACTTCGACAGCCCGAGCGTCTTCGCGGCCATCCTGGATCCGGAGCGCGGCGGGCACTTCCGCATCACCCCCGAGCCGGACGGGGTGGTGCGCAAGCAGTTCTACTGGCCGGACACGAACGTGCTGGTGACGCGCTTCTACACGCAGGATGGCGTGGGAGAGCTCGTCGACTTCATGCCCCTGGGCGTGAGAGGCGAGCGCGAGCACGAGCGTCCGCGCGAGGTGCTGCGGCGGGTGCGGGTGGTGCGCGGCACGATGGCGTTCCGGATGGAGTGCTTCCCCGCGTTCAACTACGGGCGGGACACGCACGCCACGAAGCTGATCCCGGGCGGGGCGAGCTTCCGCTCGGAGCGGCTGAGCCTGACGCTGTCCACGAAGGTGAAGCTGGGGCAGGAGGCGCGGGGCGTGCGGACGCGCTTCGAGCTGCACGAGGGTGAGTCCGCGGTGTTCTCGCTGCGCGAGGGCGCGCCCGAGGCGTGCACGGACACGGTGCACAGCCACGAGTCCTCCGAGGCGCTCTTCCGGGACACGGTGAGCTACTGGCGCCGGTGGCTGTCGAAGTGCACGTACACGGGGCGCTGGCGGGAGATGGTGCACCGCTCGGCGCTGGCGCTGAAGCTGCTGACGTTCCAGCCCACGGGGGCCATCGTCGCGGCGCCCACGTGCAGCCTGCCCGAGTCCCCGGGCGGGGTGCGCAACTGGGACTACCGCTACGTGTGGCTGCGGGACGCGGCCTTCACCGTCTACGCGTTCCTGCGCATCGGCTTCAAGGAGGAGGCCGGCGCCTTCATGCGGTGGCTGGAGGCGCGCTGCGCGGAGCTGCCGGAGGACGCGCCGCTCTCCCTCATGTACTCCATCGACGGCAGCCGGGTGCCGCCGGAGGAGGAGCTGAACCACCTGAGCGGCTACGGCGGGGCGAGGCCGGTGCGCGTCGGCAACGCGGCGGCGGACCAGCTCCAGCTCGACATCTACGGCGAGCTGATGGACTCGGTGTACCTGTACAACAAGCACGGGGCGCCCATCAGCTACGACTTCTGGAGGCACCTGCGGCGGCTGGTGGACTGGGTGTGCGACCACTGGCAGGAGCGGGACGAGGGCATCTGGGAGGTGCGCGGAGGGCGGCGGCACTTCGTGTACTCGAAGATGATGTGCTGGGTGGCGGTGGACCGGGCCATCCGGCTGGCGGACAAGCGCAGCTTCCCGGCGGACCGGGCGCGGTGGCTGGCGGTGCGCGACGCCATCTTCGAGGACATCATGCAGAAGGGCTGGAGCGAGGAGCGCAAGGCCTTCATCCAGGCCTACGGCCACGAGGCGCTGGACGCGGCCAACCTGCTGATGCCGCTGGTGTTCTTCCTCTCACCGGTGGACCCGCGGATGCTGTCCACGCTGGAGGCGATGCGGCGGCCGCCGAGCCAGGGCGGGCTGGCGTCGGACGGGCTGGTGTTCCGCTACGACGCGGACGCGACGCTGGACGGCATCCCCGGGCGGGAGGGGACGTTCAACCTCTGCAGCTTCTGGCTGGTGGAGGCGATGACGCGGGCGAGCGTGGCGACGCCCGGCTTCCTGGAGGAGGCGCGGCTCATCTTCGAGCGGATGCAGGGCTACGCCAACCACGTGGGCCTGTACGCGGAGCAGACGGGCATGTCGGGCGAGGCGCTGGGCAACTTCCCCCAGGCGCTCACGCACCTGGCGCTCATCAGCTCCGCGTACAACCTGGACCGGATGCTGGGGCGCGGGGACTGA
- a CDS encoding glucose 1-dehydrogenase → MKAVAVFPKSRQVRVLEDAPEPRLGSPTQVRVRTLEVGVCGTDKEIADFRYGTPPDGDDYLILGHEAVGEVVEVGEQVQGLKKGDLVVPRVRRPCPHERCAACRHGYPDFCSTGDYTERGIMKAHGFCAEYFVEDVAYLHRAPAALRQVAVLTEPLTIAEKALREVEHLKERLPWAQKPGRAVVLGAGPVGLLGAMVLLRAGYGTTMYSRGARPNEKAEVSEALGVPYFSSEEVSVEELAKRAGPVDVVYEAAGASKAAFNLLRGLGPNGIFVFTGVPGRKEPLELEGGALLKQLVLNNQVVLGTVNAADMDFDAALEDLERFRARWPGRLEAMITARHPPEEFKKVVGGKLGGIKHVITFG, encoded by the coding sequence ATGAAGGCCGTCGCCGTCTTCCCGAAGTCCCGCCAGGTGCGCGTCCTGGAGGATGCCCCCGAGCCGCGCCTGGGCTCGCCCACGCAGGTGCGCGTCCGCACGCTCGAGGTGGGAGTGTGCGGCACCGACAAGGAGATCGCCGACTTCCGCTACGGGACTCCGCCGGACGGGGATGACTACCTCATCCTCGGCCACGAGGCGGTGGGCGAGGTGGTGGAGGTGGGCGAGCAGGTGCAGGGGCTGAAGAAGGGGGACCTGGTGGTGCCTCGGGTGCGGCGGCCGTGCCCGCATGAGCGGTGTGCCGCCTGCCGCCACGGCTACCCGGACTTCTGTAGCACCGGCGACTACACGGAGCGCGGCATCATGAAGGCGCACGGCTTCTGCGCGGAGTACTTCGTGGAGGACGTGGCGTACCTGCACCGGGCGCCGGCCGCGCTGAGGCAGGTGGCGGTGCTCACCGAGCCGCTCACCATCGCGGAGAAGGCGCTGCGCGAGGTGGAGCACCTGAAGGAGCGGCTGCCGTGGGCGCAGAAGCCGGGGCGCGCGGTGGTGCTGGGCGCGGGCCCGGTGGGCCTGCTGGGGGCCATGGTGCTGCTGCGCGCGGGCTATGGCACCACCATGTACTCGCGGGGGGCCAGGCCCAACGAGAAGGCGGAGGTGTCCGAGGCGCTGGGCGTGCCCTACTTCTCCTCGGAGGAGGTGTCGGTGGAGGAGCTGGCGAAGCGCGCCGGCCCGGTGGACGTGGTGTACGAGGCGGCGGGCGCCTCCAAGGCCGCGTTCAACCTGCTGCGCGGGCTGGGGCCCAACGGCATCTTCGTCTTCACCGGCGTGCCGGGGCGCAAGGAGCCGCTGGAGCTGGAGGGTGGGGCGCTGCTCAAGCAGCTGGTGCTCAACAACCAGGTGGTGCTGGGCACGGTGAACGCGGCGGACATGGACTTCGACGCGGCGCTGGAGGACCTGGAGCGCTTCCGTGCTCGCTGGCCAGGCAGGCTCGAGGCGATGATCACCGCGCGCCACCCGCCCGAGGAGTTCAAGAAGGTGGTGGGCGGGAAGCTGGGCGGCATCAAGCACGTCATCACCTTCGGCTGA